The Agromyces mangrovi genome contains a region encoding:
- a CDS encoding ABC transporter substrate-binding protein: protein MTRAAAIARRGGVVAAGSVAVLVLAGCTAGEVDDAEGDATITIGTTERVTSIDPAGSYDNGSFQVMSQVYPFLLSSPYGSSEVEPDIAESAEFTSPTEYTVTLQEGLEFANGNALTSSDVKFSFDRQLAIADADGPSSLLYNLAGVEAPDDLTVVFELLTEDDQIFPFILSSPVGPIVDEDVFAADAVTPDAEIVEGAPFAGQYVIEEFLPDEQVTYRANPDYAGLLGPAATEVVEVTYYDDASELRLHVEEGDIDVAHRTLSPTDLAELRESDAVQVVDGPGGEIRFIVFNLDTMPFGAQTEDADEEQALAVRQAVADLIDRSALSDDVYLGTFTPLQSFVPTGLPGATESLLERYGDGSGGPDADAAAARLEEAGVQTPVALDLQYVTDRYGPDSEAEFAAITEQLEADGLFAVTLEGAEWEEFSEQRIADAYPAYQLGWFPDYPDADNYLTPFFLPDGYLANHYENDEVTDLIIAQATEADADERVALIEEIQELVADDLPSLPVLQGAQTVVAGTDVTGLEQTLDASLTFRYGALAVP from the coding sequence ATGACTCGTGCAGCCGCAATCGCACGCCGTGGCGGTGTCGTCGCGGCGGGGTCCGTCGCCGTGCTCGTGCTCGCGGGGTGCACCGCGGGCGAGGTCGACGACGCCGAGGGCGACGCGACGATCACCATCGGCACGACCGAGCGGGTGACGAGCATCGACCCGGCGGGTTCGTACGACAACGGGTCGTTCCAGGTGATGAGCCAGGTCTACCCGTTCCTGCTGAGCTCGCCGTACGGCAGTTCGGAGGTCGAGCCCGACATCGCCGAGTCGGCCGAGTTCACCTCGCCGACCGAGTACACTGTGACGCTGCAGGAGGGGCTCGAGTTCGCCAACGGCAATGCCCTGACGTCGTCGGACGTGAAGTTCAGCTTCGACCGGCAGCTCGCCATCGCCGACGCAGACGGCCCGTCCTCGCTGCTGTACAACCTCGCAGGCGTCGAGGCGCCCGACGACCTCACCGTGGTCTTCGAACTGCTCACCGAAGACGACCAGATCTTCCCGTTCATCCTGTCGAGCCCGGTCGGGCCGATCGTCGACGAGGACGTGTTCGCCGCCGATGCGGTCACGCCCGACGCGGAGATCGTCGAGGGCGCGCCGTTCGCCGGCCAGTACGTCATCGAGGAGTTCCTGCCCGACGAGCAGGTCACCTACCGTGCGAACCCCGACTACGCGGGCCTGCTCGGCCCCGCCGCGACCGAGGTCGTCGAGGTCACGTACTACGACGACGCCTCCGAGCTGCGGCTGCACGTCGAGGAGGGCGACATCGACGTCGCGCACCGCACGCTGTCGCCGACCGACCTCGCCGAGCTGCGCGAGAGCGACGCGGTGCAGGTCGTCGACGGTCCCGGGGGCGAGATCCGCTTCATCGTGTTCAACCTCGACACCATGCCGTTCGGCGCCCAGACGGAGGACGCCGACGAGGAGCAGGCGCTCGCGGTGCGCCAGGCGGTCGCCGACCTGATCGACCGCTCGGCCCTCTCGGACGACGTGTACCTCGGCACGTTCACGCCGCTGCAGTCGTTCGTGCCGACCGGGTTGCCGGGCGCGACCGAGTCGCTGCTCGAGCGCTACGGCGACGGCTCGGGCGGGCCCGATGCGGATGCCGCGGCGGCACGCCTCGAGGAGGCCGGCGTCCAGACCCCGGTCGCCCTCGACCTGCAGTACGTGACCGATCGGTACGGTCCCGACTCGGAGGCCGAGTTCGCCGCCATCACCGAGCAGCTCGAGGCGGACGGCCTGTTCGCCGTGACCCTCGAGGGTGCGGAGTGGGAGGAGTTCAGCGAGCAGCGCATCGCCGACGCGTACCCGGCCTACCAGCTCGGCTGGTTCCCCGACTACCCGGACGCCGACAACTACCTGACGCCGTTCTTCCTGCCCGACGGCTACCTCGCGAACCACTACGAGAACGACGAGGTGACCGACCTCATCATCGCCCAGGCGACCGAGGCCGACGCCGACGAGCGGGTCGCGCTGATCGAGGAGATCCAGGAGCTCGTGGCCGACGACCTGCCGTCGCTGCCGGTGCTGCAGGGGGCGCAGACCGTCGTCGCGGGCACCGACGTCACCGGCCTCGAGCAGACGCTCGACGCGTCGCTGACGTTCCGCTACGGCGCCCTGGCCGTGCCGTGA
- a CDS encoding ATP-binding cassette domain-containing protein, whose amino-acid sequence MTHGAAHGYPISASDLTIEYPPHGASPAFVAVRGFTLDVAPGEVVGLLGAAGSGKSTVANVLAGDHLHEAHRASPVITGGEATVLGYRMRGLGRRKAVELAFDVGHLAQDGASRLTPDRTVAEIVGEPVLLRDQRYSRRALTAKVAAMVDAVRLPLDMMPKFPYELSSGQRQRVALARSLILEPTLLIADDPTAGIDVTVRDAVVDLIGEIQRERAFSALVVSHDLAVLDRIADRIAVLDHGEMVALGTLEEVLDDPIHPYVKRLSEAYFRDIPEELLDDATA is encoded by the coding sequence GTGACCCACGGAGCAGCCCACGGATACCCCATCAGCGCGAGCGACCTGACGATCGAGTATCCGCCCCACGGTGCGAGCCCCGCCTTCGTGGCGGTGCGCGGGTTCACGCTCGACGTCGCGCCCGGCGAGGTCGTCGGGCTGCTCGGTGCGGCCGGATCGGGCAAGTCCACGGTGGCCAACGTGCTCGCGGGCGACCACCTGCACGAGGCGCACCGCGCGTCCCCGGTCATCACCGGCGGCGAGGCGACCGTGCTCGGCTACCGCATGCGCGGCCTCGGCCGGCGCAAGGCCGTCGAGCTCGCGTTCGACGTCGGGCACCTCGCGCAGGACGGCGCGTCCCGGCTGACGCCCGATCGCACGGTCGCCGAGATCGTCGGCGAGCCCGTGCTACTGCGCGACCAGCGCTACTCGCGGCGCGCGCTGACCGCCAAGGTGGCCGCCATGGTCGACGCCGTGCGCCTCCCGCTCGACATGATGCCGAAGTTCCCGTACGAGCTGTCGAGCGGCCAGCGCCAGCGCGTCGCGCTCGCGCGCTCGCTCATCCTCGAGCCGACGCTGCTGATCGCCGACGACCCGACCGCGGGCATCGACGTGACCGTGCGCGACGCCGTCGTCGACCTGATCGGCGAGATCCAGCGCGAGCGCGCGTTCTCCGCGCTCGTCGTGAGCCACGACCTCGCGGTGCTCGATCGCATCGCCGACCGCATCGCCGTGCTCGACCACGGCGAGATGGTCGCGCTCGGCACCCTGGAGGAGGTGCTCGACGACCCCATCCACCCGTACGTCAAGCGCCTCTCCGAGGCGTATTTCCGCGACATCCCGGAGGAGTTGCTCGACGACGCGACCGCCTGA
- a CDS encoding SLC13 family permease, with protein MNGELLLVLALLAAAIALFAIGRPRMDVVAVLVVVALPLTGVLTVPETLAGFADPNVILIAALFVVGEGLSRTGVTYRLGDWLADRAGASATRLIVLLMLSVALLGAVMSSTGVVAIFIPVVLSIAARTGMSPRQLMMPLSFAGLISGMLTLIATAPNLVVDAELQRHGNEGFDFFSVTPFGLVVLALGIGYMLFAQRMLGDGGAGVATASRRTFRTLVGDYGVDRRTGRYLVGSGSPLVGVPLSGIVFDDAPSSVLALERRRFLRGTSLATSGDATVARGDTLVLDIAPGATELARLHLEEVDLPGDFFESYSRQVGMAEVMVAPDSAAVGRSVRDLRFRTEHDLTVLGVRHAGHAADSGFGDQRLRAGDTLLVTGGWDAVHRLQEAKRDYLALDLPAEVDEVAPAADRAPFALASVGVMVLLMVTGVVPNVIAGLIGALLMGLSGAITMPAAYRAIHWPTLLLIAGMLPFAQALEVTGGIDLAADALLSAFGDAGPRVLLMALFATTAVIGLFVSNTATAVLMAPIAITTAEHLGVSPYPFAMIVILAASSAFMTPVSSPVNTLVVEPGRYRFGDFVRVGVPFTAIVLVVSVFLVPILLPY; from the coding sequence GTGAACGGTGAACTGCTGCTCGTGCTCGCGCTGCTCGCCGCCGCGATCGCGCTGTTCGCCATCGGGCGCCCCCGCATGGACGTGGTCGCGGTGCTCGTGGTGGTCGCGCTGCCGCTCACGGGCGTGCTGACCGTTCCGGAGACCCTCGCCGGGTTCGCCGACCCGAACGTCATCCTCATCGCGGCGCTGTTCGTCGTGGGCGAGGGGCTCTCGCGCACGGGCGTCACGTACCGCCTGGGGGACTGGCTCGCCGACCGGGCGGGTGCGAGCGCGACCCGGCTGATCGTGCTGCTCATGCTCTCGGTGGCGCTGCTCGGCGCGGTCATGAGCTCGACCGGCGTGGTGGCGATCTTCATCCCGGTCGTGCTGAGCATCGCGGCGCGCACCGGCATGTCGCCGCGCCAGCTGATGATGCCGTTGAGCTTCGCCGGGCTCATCTCCGGCATGCTCACGCTCATCGCCACCGCGCCGAACCTGGTGGTCGACGCCGAGCTGCAGCGCCACGGCAACGAGGGCTTCGACTTCTTCAGCGTCACGCCGTTCGGCCTCGTCGTCCTCGCCCTCGGCATCGGCTACATGCTGTTCGCGCAACGGATGCTCGGCGACGGCGGGGCGGGTGTCGCGACCGCCTCCCGCCGCACGTTCCGCACGCTCGTCGGCGACTACGGGGTCGACCGGCGCACCGGGCGCTATCTCGTCGGGTCGGGTTCGCCGCTCGTCGGCGTGCCGCTGTCGGGAATCGTGTTCGACGACGCGCCGAGCTCCGTGCTCGCCCTCGAACGACGTCGGTTCCTCCGCGGCACGAGCCTCGCCACGTCGGGCGACGCGACGGTGGCGCGCGGCGACACCCTCGTGCTCGACATCGCGCCGGGCGCGACCGAGCTGGCGCGGCTGCACCTCGAGGAGGTCGACCTGCCCGGCGACTTCTTCGAGTCGTACTCGCGACAGGTCGGCATGGCGGAGGTGATGGTCGCACCCGATTCCGCCGCCGTCGGCCGCAGCGTCCGCGACCTGCGCTTCCGCACCGAGCACGACCTCACGGTGCTCGGCGTGCGCCACGCGGGGCACGCCGCCGACAGCGGCTTCGGCGACCAGCGCCTCCGGGCCGGCGACACGCTGCTCGTGACCGGAGGGTGGGACGCCGTGCACCGCCTGCAGGAGGCGAAGCGCGACTACCTCGCGCTCGACCTGCCGGCGGAGGTCGACGAGGTCGCCCCGGCCGCCGATCGCGCCCCGTTCGCGCTGGCGAGCGTCGGCGTCATGGTGCTGCTCATGGTCACGGGGGTGGTGCCGAACGTCATCGCCGGGCTGATCGGCGCCCTGCTCATGGGCTTGTCGGGGGCGATCACCATGCCCGCCGCGTACCGGGCGATCCACTGGCCGACGCTGCTGCTCATCGCGGGCATGCTGCCCTTCGCGCAGGCGCTCGAGGTGACCGGCGGCATCGACCTCGCGGCCGACGCGCTGCTGTCGGCGTTCGGCGACGCGGGGCCGCGCGTGCTGCTCATGGCGCTGTTCGCGACGACGGCCGTCATCGGACTGTTCGTGTCGAACACCGCGACCGCCGTGCTCATGGCTCCGATCGCGATCACGACCGCCGAGCACCTCGGCGTCTCGCCGTACCCGTTCGCCATGATCGTGATCCTGGCGGCGTCGTCGGCCTTCATGACGCCGGTGTCGTCGCCGGTGAACACGCTGGTGGTCGAACCCGGGCGGTACCGGTTCGGCGACTTCGTGCGCGTCGGCGTGCCGTTCACCGCGATCGTGCTGGTCGTGAGCGTCTTCCTCGTGCCGATCCTGCTGCCGTACTGA